The Synergistaceae bacterium genome window below encodes:
- a CDS encoding putative Ig domain-containing protein, whose translation MKTKKLAVIAILLFCVLYPNFIFAAEDNDIRILPPSPEYVEWLESLEQSKEGFTTKSESDSFKGGVIPSPIDRSDLWKNPPRPRDNGEMFSTMNVLPEYYDLREHNRVTPVKNQNPWGTCWAFASLGSMESTFKTLYSDSVPDLSEMFVAYFVYGDTRPGKSFGLYDDNKNILDQGGHADYAIALISRLGCVRENILPYPSRQRTYTAPDKFPEEYPTLPIRLKDTYSIGYLSGDKMMNVVKDLVIKHGALYISYHHNHNYDNAATHLVDGEYITTYFTNDDALGNHAVNIIGWDDNFSRMKFPVSMRPTKDGAWLVRNSWGTDWGDDGYFWMSYEQEIFDVNLLILDDTPEGLKHYGYDDLGHLGSTTGKWSANIFKTESDEILQYVGFYTIKNNTNYEIYVYDLGTEQPDSPINGTLIASKKDGYNAYSGYHTEDFSLNKIKISKGHYFSVVVKTDTGTAIEKNYYSSSNAVVNLNESYYSSDGTTWRDAVEDSGYNVCIKAFTIPYDESQPTPPAPVGIAINDTNFPDFNFQDYVKTNFDSDSNGALSYEEINNVTSMKLYTKNFLNQDEGMNIASLKGIEFFTALTSLDCKHNQLTALDTSNNTALTHLDCGDNKLTTLDVSKNTALIYLDCGGNKLTTLDVSSNTALSVLDCRANKLTTLDVSRNTALTYLDCGGNELTTLDISKNTALSYLDCGSNKLTLLNLETINELAYLICRGNQLTTLDVGKNRLEVLFDCSWNKLMALDLSNTYCWDCDYGDQKVTDLIVNKDSDGYYINLKEYLQDRISKVSNVIDNDTGASLQYDSSTGIIKFSSSTTTIRYTYDVGKYVLLPMTVYIIMTDKPEIITKSLPDAVYGAEYSAQIELTGGTPTSFQITQGKLPSGLTLNNSGLISGTPTQTGEFPFVVKASNIAGSDEKELILNVTQMPSITTATYLKNGIKGEKYSVTLKSSGTESTWTKISGSLPDGLTLANNGVISGTPTKAGTFSFTVKASNSAGEDSGNFIITISNPDESLEILTTNLKDAIVGVEYNETVKTNLPIMEEYLLYPDYNVPSWLSYRRDSNDYTSMILKGIPNQAGTYTFYIDATDGYQSGIKQFTLTVKESQKALTITTNTTLTPGNKYKNYAVILSASGTTPITWEKTGGTLPNGLSLSSSGIISGIPTETGNFSFTVKASNTEGEDSRNFSITVNEAPTITTNATLTAGTKGVNYSVTLAASGTTPITWTKTDGNLPDGLILANTGVISGTPTKAGNFSFTVKASNTAGSDSRTFTITINELKPAITTSSTLQSGTKGANYSVTLTASGTKPITWTKTGGNLPNGLTLTNTGIISGTPTKAGNFSFTVKASNTAGYDSRTFTITINEPIIKPSITTNATLTAGTKGANYSVTLAASGTTPITWQKTGGNLPDGLTLANSGKISGTPTKADTFSFTVKASNTAGNDSRTFTITINEPVIKPAITTNATLTSGTKGANYSVTLAASGTTPITWTQTGGNLPDGLTLANSGKISGTPTKAG comes from the coding sequence ATGAAAACTAAGAAATTGGCAGTTATTGCAATATTATTATTTTGTGTCCTGTACCCTAATTTTATATTTGCTGCTGAAGATAATGATATAAGGATTCTTCCGCCTTCCCCTGAGTATGTAGAATGGCTCGAAAGTCTTGAGCAAAGCAAAGAAGGTTTCACAACAAAATCCGAGAGCGATTCATTCAAAGGCGGCGTAATACCGAGTCCAATTGATAGATCTGACTTATGGAAGAATCCTCCTAGACCTCGGGATAATGGCGAAATGTTCTCTACTATGAATGTTTTGCCGGAATACTATGATCTGAGAGAGCACAATAGAGTCACTCCAGTCAAAAATCAAAATCCATGGGGAACTTGCTGGGCTTTTGCATCACTCGGTTCAATGGAATCTACTTTTAAGACTCTATATAGTGATAGCGTTCCTGACTTGTCAGAAATGTTTGTTGCATATTTTGTTTATGGAGACACGCGGCCGGGTAAATCTTTCGGTCTGTATGATGATAATAAAAATATTTTAGATCAAGGCGGTCATGCTGATTACGCAATCGCATTAATATCAAGGCTGGGATGTGTGCGTGAAAATATACTTCCTTACCCTTCAAGACAACGTACATATACAGCTCCCGATAAATTCCCAGAAGAATACCCTACTTTACCGATTAGACTTAAAGATACATATAGTATTGGATATTTAAGCGGCGACAAAATGATGAATGTAGTCAAGGATCTAGTTATTAAACATGGTGCTTTGTATATTAGTTATCATCACAATCATAATTATGATAACGCAGCTACTCATCTAGTAGACGGTGAATATATTACAACTTATTTTACCAACGACGATGCTTTGGGAAATCACGCAGTTAATATTATAGGCTGGGATGATAATTTTTCTCGCATGAAATTCCCTGTGTCTATGAGACCCACTAAAGACGGAGCCTGGCTCGTTCGTAATTCATGGGGAACTGACTGGGGCGATGACGGATATTTTTGGATGTCATATGAACAGGAAATTTTTGACGTGAATTTATTAATATTGGATGACACACCTGAAGGACTCAAGCACTACGGTTATGACGATCTGGGACACTTAGGTTCTACAACTGGGAAATGGTCAGCAAATATCTTCAAGACAGAATCAGATGAAATTTTGCAGTATGTCGGATTTTACACAATCAAGAATAATACTAATTACGAAATTTACGTGTATGATCTCGGTACTGAACAACCCGATTCCCCTATTAATGGAACGTTAATCGCCAGCAAAAAAGACGGCTATAACGCATATTCAGGTTATCACACGGAAGATTTTTCTCTGAATAAGATAAAAATTTCTAAGGGGCATTATTTCTCCGTTGTAGTTAAGACAGATACAGGAACTGCAATTGAAAAGAACTACTATTCTAGCTCTAATGCGGTTGTAAATTTAAACGAGTCTTATTATTCTTCAGACGGAACAACTTGGCGCGATGCAGTTGAAGATTCTGGATACAATGTTTGTATAAAAGCCTTTACTATTCCTTATGATGAATCACAACCGACACCGCCCGCTCCTGTTGGTATAGCTATCAATGACACAAATTTCCCGGATTTCAATTTCCAAGATTATGTGAAGACAAATTTTGACAGTGACTCTAACGGAGCATTAAGCTACGAAGAAATTAATAATGTTACTTCAATGAAACTCTACACGAAAAACTTTTTGAACCAGGATGAAGGCATGAATATAGCCTCTCTGAAAGGTATTGAATTCTTCACGGCTCTAACTTCTCTGGATTGTAAACATAACCAGTTAACGGCTTTAGATACTAGCAATAATACGGCTCTGACTCATCTAGATTGCGGCGATAACAAATTAACAACTTTAGACGTTAGCAAGAATACGGCTCTGATTTATCTAGATTGCGGCGGTAACAAATTAACAACTTTAGACGTTAGCAGTAATACAGCTCTAAGTGTTCTAGATTGCCGCGCTAACAAATTAACAACTTTGGACGTTAGCAGGAATACGGCTCTGACTTATCTAGATTGCGGCGGTAACGAATTAACAACTTTAGACATTAGCAAGAATACGGCTCTAAGTTATCTAGATTGCGGCAGTAATAAATTAACATTACTAAATCTAGAAACAATCAATGAGTTAGCTTATCTGATTTGCAGAGGTAATCAATTAACAACTCTAGATGTGGGAAAAAATCGTTTAGAGGTTTTGTTTGATTGCTCATGGAATAAATTAATGGCTTTAGATTTAAGCAATACTTATTGTTGGGATTGTGATTATGGCGATCAAAAAGTTACAGATCTGATAGTTAATAAGGATTCCGACGGCTATTACATAAATCTTAAGGAGTATTTGCAGGACAGAATTAGCAAAGTATCAAACGTTATAGACAACGATACAGGAGCGTCATTGCAATACGACAGTTCTACAGGCATCATAAAATTTTCTTCGAGTACAACTACTATCCGATATACTTATGATGTTGGCAAATATGTATTATTGCCTATGACTGTTTATATCATCATGACGGATAAACCTGAAATAATAACTAAATCCTTGCCTGATGCAGTTTACGGCGCAGAATATTCGGCACAGATTGAATTAACAGGCGGTACTCCCACTTCATTCCAAATAACTCAAGGAAAATTACCAAGCGGGTTAACTCTTAATAATTCGGGATTAATTTCTGGAACTCCCACTCAGACAGGCGAATTTCCATTTGTTGTTAAGGCTAGTAATATTGCGGGCTCTGATGAGAAAGAATTGATATTAAACGTAACTCAGATGCCATCAATAACAACAGCAACATATCTCAAAAATGGCATTAAAGGCGAAAAATATTCTGTAACTCTTAAATCGTCAGGAACAGAATCCACATGGACAAAAATAAGCGGAAGCTTACCTGATGGCCTAACCCTTGCAAATAACGGCGTAATTTCAGGAACTCCTACAAAAGCAGGCACTTTTTCATTTACTGTTAAAGCGAGTAACTCAGCCGGTGAGGACTCCGGAAATTTTATAATCACCATTAGCAATCCCGATGAGAGTTTAGAAATATTAACAACGAACCTTAAAGACGCTATTGTTGGTGTTGAATATAATGAAACAGTTAAAACCAATTTACCCATTATGGAAGAATATCTTTTGTATCCTGATTATAATGTTCCATCGTGGCTTAGTTACCGCAGAGACAGCAATGACTATACTTCAATGATTCTGAAGGGTATTCCTAATCAAGCAGGGACATACACTTTTTATATCGATGCAACTGATGGATACCAAAGCGGCATAAAGCAATTTACTCTGACAGTAAAAGAATCTCAAAAAGCACTGACAATCACTACAAACACAACACTTACGCCAGGCAATAAATATAAAAATTATGCTGTAATTTTATCTGCGTCAGGAACAACGCCTATTACATGGGAAAAAACTGGCGGCACTTTGCCCAACGGTTTATCGCTGTCAAGTTCAGGTATAATATCAGGTATTCCTACAGAAACAGGCAATTTCTCATTTACTGTCAAAGCAAGCAACACAGAGGGCGAGGACTCTAGAAATTTCTCAATTACTGTTAATGAAGCTCCAACAATCACTACAAATGCGACTCTTACAGCAGGCACTAAAGGAGTAAATTATTCTGTTACCCTTGCAGCATCAGGCACAACGCCTATTACTTGGACAAAAACAGACGGAAATTTACCGGACGGTCTTATTCTCGCAAATACCGGCGTAATTTCAGGTACTCCCACTAAAGCAGGCAATTTCTCATTCACCGTAAAAGCCAGCAATACGGCAGGAAGCGACTCTAGAACGTTCACTATTACAATCAATGAGCTAAAGCCCGCAATCACTACGAGTTCAACTCTACAATCAGGGACTAAAGGTGCAAATTATTCCGTTACTCTTACAGCGTCAGGAACAAAGCCTATTACATGGACAAAAACAGGCGGTAATTTACCGAATGGTCTCACGCTCACGAATACTGGCATAATTTCAGGTACTCCCACTAAAGCAGGCAATTTCTCATTTACCGTGAAGGCAAGCAACACCGCAGGCTATGACTCGAGAACATTCACAATTACTATTAATGAACCAATAATCAAGCCTTCAATCACTACAAATGCGACTCTTACAGCAGGTACTAAAGGTGCAAATTATTCCGTTACTCTTGCAGCCTCAGGCACTACACCTATCACGTGGCAGAAAACCGGCGGTAATTTACCGGACGGACTCACTCTCGCAAATAGCGGTAAAATTTCAGGCACTCCCACTAAGGCCGACACATTTTCATTTACTGTCAAAGCAAGCAATACAGCAGGCAATGACTCTAGAACATTCACTATTACTATTAATGAACCAGTAATCAAGCCCGCAATCACTACAAATGCGACTCTTACATCAGGTACTAAAGGTGCAAATTATTCCGTTACTCTTGCAGCCTCAGGCACTACACCTATCACGTGGACACAAACCGGCGGAAATTTACCGGATGGACTCACTCTCGCAAATAGCGGTAAAATTTCAGGCACTCCTACTAAGGCCGG
- a CDS encoding tripartite tricarboxylate transporter TctB family protein produces the protein MFFKKYGDIIVGIFYTVLGGVTIWLSSQLPKSRVMKIGPDFMPTLIGIIMLVLALLLLFSAVKNFKHNAAKAESAPADTSDYKRVLSSLVLITIYVNILAPVGFILSTLGYLFLQILVLAPNDRRSAKDVIIYAVIDIIFVFAVFFLFRYGFKIVLPAGLFTL, from the coding sequence TTGTTCTTTAAGAAATACGGGGACATTATAGTAGGGATATTTTATACTGTTCTCGGCGGAGTTACTATCTGGCTGTCCAGTCAGCTCCCAAAATCGCGCGTTATGAAGATCGGCCCTGACTTTATGCCGACTCTAATCGGGATAATTATGCTCGTTCTTGCGTTATTATTATTGTTCAGTGCAGTAAAAAATTTCAAGCACAACGCAGCAAAGGCCGAGTCAGCTCCGGCAGATACTTCGGATTATAAACGCGTTCTAAGCTCACTCGTATTGATAACAATTTACGTGAACATTCTTGCGCCTGTAGGATTTATTTTATCGACGCTGGGATATTTGTTCCTGCAAATTTTAGTACTTGCACCCAATGACAGACGAAGCGCAAAGGACGTTATTATTTATGCAGTGATTGATATTATATTCGTCTTCGCTGTATTTTTCCTGTTCAGGTACGGATTTAAAATTGTCCTGCCTGCTGGTTTATTCACGTTATAG
- the gudD gene encoding glucarate dehydratase (catalyzes the formation of 5-keto-4-deoxy-D-glucarate from glucarate), which yields MSTPIVTSMKVIPVAGYDSMLMTLSGAHAPFFTRNIVILEDSAGHQGIGEIHGGDYTCEALRACTELVVGQQVGKYRGILDSIHKHTKRAKEDDGEGIQTLDISKLKFVVKAEWAIECALLDLLGQALDLQMCDLLGDGKQRDKVETLGYLFYVSDKDKARELNYLDESSSSDSWYRMRRKEMLTPESIVEQAQCLNAKYGFKNFKLKGGVLAGHEEMQAVIALKKAFPNGRINIDPNGAWSLAEAIELCRPLESVLTYIEDPCGPESGYSSREIMAEFKNAVKLPVATNMIATDWRQFYHSAALKAVDIVLADPHFWGFGGSIRIAQLLNDWGLTWGSHSNNHFDITLAAFAQVGAAAPGKPTALDTHWIWQDGQNLLYDAPEIKDGYLAVPDKPGLGVTLNMKRLEEANALYNKLPSHDRNDATAMQYLIPNWKFDSKKPCLVR from the coding sequence ATGTCAACACCCATAGTAACAAGCATGAAGGTTATTCCCGTTGCAGGCTATGACTCAATGTTAATGACTCTTTCGGGAGCACACGCGCCATTTTTCACGCGAAATATAGTAATTCTTGAGGACTCAGCAGGTCATCAGGGAATCGGCGAAATTCACGGAGGCGACTACACATGCGAGGCTTTGAGGGCTTGCACTGAACTTGTAGTAGGTCAGCAGGTCGGGAAATATCGCGGGATTCTTGACTCGATTCATAAACACACCAAACGCGCAAAAGAGGACGACGGCGAAGGGATTCAGACTCTCGACATCTCGAAATTAAAATTTGTTGTAAAAGCTGAATGGGCTATAGAGTGCGCATTACTTGATTTACTAGGTCAAGCGTTAGACTTGCAAATGTGCGACTTACTTGGCGACGGCAAACAACGTGATAAAGTCGAAACTCTCGGCTATTTATTTTACGTGAGCGATAAGGACAAGGCACGAGAATTAAATTATCTCGATGAGTCCTCAAGCTCTGACTCATGGTACAGAATGAGACGTAAAGAAATGCTCACACCTGAAAGCATAGTCGAGCAAGCCCAGTGTTTAAACGCTAAGTACGGATTCAAAAATTTCAAGCTCAAAGGCGGAGTCTTGGCCGGTCATGAAGAAATGCAGGCAGTAATCGCGCTGAAAAAAGCATTTCCCAACGGAAGAATCAATATTGACCCTAACGGAGCTTGGAGTCTTGCTGAAGCTATAGAACTTTGCAGACCGCTTGAAAGTGTTTTAACCTACATAGAAGACCCTTGCGGCCCTGAGTCAGGTTATTCGAGTCGTGAAATCATGGCAGAGTTTAAGAACGCCGTTAAATTGCCGGTTGCTACAAATATGATTGCTACTGACTGGAGACAATTTTATCATTCAGCAGCGTTGAAGGCTGTAGATATTGTTCTTGCAGATCCTCATTTCTGGGGGTTCGGAGGCTCAATCAGAATCGCGCAATTATTAAATGATTGGGGACTCACGTGGGGCAGCCACTCAAATAATCACTTCGATATTACGCTCGCAGCCTTTGCACAGGTCGGAGCAGCAGCACCGGGGAAACCTACAGCTTTAGATACGCACTGGATTTGGCAGGACGGACAAAATTTGTTATACGACGCGCCGGAAATTAAAGACGGTTATCTCGCAGTACCAGACAAGCCCGGACTCGGTGTTACACTAAATATGAAGCGGCTCGAGGAGGCCAACGCGCTTTATAATAAATTACCCTCACACGATAGAAATGACGCAACAGCAATGCAATATTTGATTCCTAACTGGAAATTTGACAGCAAGAAACCTTGTCTCGTGCGTTAA
- a CDS encoding tripartite tricarboxylate transporter substrate binding protein, giving the protein MKKVLLALAAVLVVASCAFAEWKPTTTVSIIVPAGAGGNTDLSARVFAQYAKELSGCDFIVVNANGAAGSIAADQVRAAAPDGHTFLYGHNLVNVANVAGITDYNYTAFKLGPTFAKDPAQQFYVNPKKYKNLEEFLAAAKAHPGELVACTEVGAYTYYEILKFQQLAGIELDLVDYGSNSDKIVGMLSGQVDMMPGAYINCKDYLESGQFIALGVPSEKRYDLIKDIPTFKEQGIDLVYPDCDFSFYFPKETPQEVITWYENIVQEMHKRPECVEAIRKVEMMPYYLSGADSEKHDAEYFQIFKSIADELAK; this is encoded by the coding sequence ATGAAGAAAGTTTTATTAGCATTAGCAGCAGTTCTCGTAGTAGCGTCATGTGCGTTTGCTGAATGGAAACCCACGACGACAGTATCAATTATCGTTCCGGCCGGTGCAGGCGGTAACACAGATTTAAGCGCGAGAGTCTTTGCACAGTACGCAAAAGAGTTATCCGGATGTGATTTCATCGTCGTAAACGCAAACGGCGCAGCAGGTTCAATCGCAGCAGATCAGGTCAGGGCAGCAGCTCCCGACGGACACACATTTTTATATGGTCATAATCTCGTCAACGTCGCAAATGTTGCCGGAATAACTGATTACAACTATACAGCATTCAAGCTCGGTCCAACGTTCGCGAAAGATCCCGCACAGCAATTCTACGTGAATCCCAAGAAATATAAGAATCTCGAAGAATTTCTCGCAGCAGCAAAGGCGCACCCCGGTGAATTAGTTGCATGCACAGAAGTAGGCGCGTATACATATTATGAGATTCTCAAGTTCCAGCAATTAGCAGGAATTGAGCTTGATTTAGTTGATTACGGCTCGAACTCTGACAAAATAGTCGGTATGCTTTCCGGCCAAGTCGATATGATGCCCGGTGCTTATATTAACTGTAAAGATTATCTTGAGTCCGGCCAGTTTATAGCGTTGGGCGTACCCAGTGAAAAGCGTTATGACTTAATTAAAGATATTCCGACATTCAAGGAACAGGGCATTGACTTAGTATATCCTGACTGCGATTTCTCGTTCTATTTCCCGAAAGAGACCCCGCAGGAAGTTATTACATGGTATGAAAATATCGTTCAGGAAATGCACAAGAGACCGGAATGCGTCGAGGCGATTCGCAAAGTTGAAATGATGCCGTATTATTTGTCAGGCGCAGACAGTGAGAAGCACGACGCTGAATATTTCCAGATTTTCAAGTCAATAGCTGACGAATTAGCGAAATAA
- a CDS encoding flavodoxin family protein, which yields MKVLLINGSPNEKGCTFTALNEVAATLNQEGIDTEIYHIGKKAIQGCIGCFKCATLGHCVFNDGVRELAARVDEFDGFIIGSPVYFAGPTGSLCAFLDRFFFSGGDKFFNKPCACVVSCRRGGASAAFDRLNKYFTIKNMPVVSSQYWNQVHGNTPDEVRQDLEGLQTMRTLGRNMAWLLKCIEAGRKANINPSPLEEWQCTNFIR from the coding sequence ATGAAAGTTTTATTAATTAACGGTTCACCCAACGAGAAAGGCTGCACATTTACGGCATTAAATGAGGTAGCTGCAACTCTCAATCAAGAAGGAATCGACACAGAAATTTATCACATCGGCAAAAAAGCGATTCAAGGCTGTATCGGCTGCTTCAAGTGCGCGACTCTTGGACATTGCGTATTCAATGACGGCGTAAGAGAATTAGCAGCAAGGGTTGACGAGTTCGACGGCTTTATTATCGGCTCACCAGTTTATTTTGCAGGTCCGACCGGGAGTCTATGCGCGTTCCTTGATAGATTCTTTTTCTCGGGCGGGGACAAATTTTTTAACAAGCCGTGTGCTTGCGTTGTCTCTTGCAGGAGGGGCGGAGCGTCGGCAGCTTTTGACAGACTCAATAAATATTTTACGATTAAGAATATGCCCGTTGTATCGTCTCAATACTGGAATCAAGTTCACGGCAACACACCCGATGAAGTCAGACAGGATCTCGAAGGCTTGCAGACAATGCGCACACTTGGCCGAAATATGGCGTGGCTATTGAAGTGTATCGAGGCAGGAAGGAAGGCAAATATTAACCCTTCACCGCTTGAAGAGTGGCAATGTACGAATTTTATACGATAA
- a CDS encoding tripartite tricarboxylate transporter permease, with translation MGALSQLGAAALKVCEPTSLLLMIAGVAIGIVFGSIPGLSASMAVALMLPLTFSMSSSLGMNVLVAVYIGGISGGLISAILLNMPGTASSIATTFDGYPMAQKGEAMRALGVGIVFSFLGSIFSFVILTFFAPWLADVALKFAFPDNFGICFFALTMVAVLSSGNMIKGLLAGMLGLVFALVGLAPIDGTARFTFGIPEMRGGFNTLTTLIGIFAVADILVSAETIGKGLKTIPVKKVRGFGFSIAELIKWTPAAIRAALIGTGIGILPGIGGSTSGMLAYVTAKNMSKHPETFGQGDPEGIVATECANNATIGGALIPLLVLGIPGDGVTAMMLGGFLIHGLSAGPLLFVKNPDVVYGIFAACMICALIMLIIEWTCIKAFVQVLKVPKHILLPLILVLCAVGAYATNNRIFDVQSILVFGVIGYLYHKFKLPTTPFVLCFLIGRMTEEYLRRGLQRFKTFGAFFSRPIFCVFFFIAIAVILWTLYKEIKAARAEKMNLSK, from the coding sequence ATGGGAGCTTTATCACAATTAGGGGCGGCTGCTCTCAAGGTCTGCGAACCAACTTCGTTATTATTAATGATTGCCGGAGTTGCTATCGGAATAGTTTTCGGCTCGATTCCCGGTTTAAGTGCGTCAATGGCCGTTGCTTTAATGCTGCCGTTAACGTTCTCAATGAGTTCATCACTCGGAATGAATGTTTTAGTAGCAGTCTATATCGGCGGAATTTCGGGCGGTCTAATTTCTGCGATATTATTAAACATGCCCGGTACAGCAAGTTCAATAGCTACAACTTTTGACGGCTACCCAATGGCACAAAAGGGTGAGGCAATGCGCGCATTAGGTGTCGGAATAGTTTTCTCGTTCTTAGGGTCAATTTTTTCATTTGTAATATTGACTTTCTTTGCACCTTGGCTCGCAGATGTAGCGTTAAAATTTGCTTTTCCTGATAATTTCGGGATATGCTTTTTTGCTTTAACGATGGTTGCTGTATTATCTTCCGGAAATATGATTAAAGGCTTGCTTGCTGGAATGCTGGGACTTGTATTTGCTCTTGTAGGACTTGCACCCATTGACGGGACAGCGAGATTTACATTTGGGATTCCTGAAATGCGCGGAGGCTTTAACACTCTTACGACTCTAATAGGAATTTTTGCGGTTGCAGATATTCTTGTGAGTGCAGAGACAATCGGCAAAGGATTAAAGACTATTCCCGTTAAAAAAGTTCGCGGCTTCGGATTCAGTATCGCAGAATTAATTAAATGGACTCCCGCAGCAATAAGAGCAGCTCTAATCGGAACAGGAATCGGAATTTTACCCGGTATAGGCGGTTCAACATCTGGAATGCTGGCATACGTTACAGCTAAGAATATGAGCAAACACCCGGAGACTTTCGGACAGGGCGATCCTGAAGGAATTGTCGCAACAGAATGCGCTAATAATGCTACGATAGGCGGTGCATTAATTCCGTTGTTAGTGCTTGGTATTCCCGGCGACGGAGTAACAGCAATGATGCTCGGCGGGTTCTTGATTCACGGATTAAGTGCAGGGCCGTTATTGTTCGTGAAGAATCCTGATGTTGTTTACGGAATTTTTGCGGCGTGCATGATTTGCGCTTTGATTATGCTTATAATTGAGTGGACTTGCATTAAAGCGTTTGTTCAGGTTCTCAAGGTTCCGAAACATATATTATTACCGTTGATTCTAGTTTTATGCGCTGTCGGTGCATATGCTACGAATAATAGAATATTTGACGTGCAATCGATTCTAGTTTTCGGCGTGATTGGATATTTGTATCATAAATTCAAGCTGCCGACTACACCTTTTGTGCTTTGTTTCTTAATTGGACGAATGACAGAAGAATATTTGCGCAGAGGTTTGCAGAGATTTAAGACATTCGGTGCGTTTTTCTCAAGGCCGATATTCTGTGTATTTTTCTTTATTGCAATAGCTGTAATCCTTTGGACGTTGTATAAGGAAATCAAGGCAGCGCGCGCAGAAAAAATGAATCTCAGTAAATAA